From a single Deltaproteobacteria bacterium IMCC39524 genomic region:
- a CDS encoding universal stress protein: protein MIILAHDGSIYSDWVARYAIRIAASEQDRKLLLLHVQDGKICPEVVESRLSMIASECDSFDVEFLPEHLSLGSSVYRSLRQAIPPSPDALFICGTRVKSRKNHYLAGSVAEKLLRMHECPILALRVVQPGLLGSPHDLLLPLAGHLQGFSRVEPILRRLATQLRSVHVCRIMQVNSLRHPHLSPAMEHILKRKGSSYLSKFRFEMEATLDPVPFRCDQKVIISPDWAHEVLMQANRLKAQLLLLGLSERSLAYRVLHSAAIEKILHETPCDIGIYRG, encoded by the coding sequence ATGATTATTCTGGCCCATGATGGTTCGATCTATAGCGACTGGGTCGCACGTTACGCTATACGCATTGCTGCATCAGAACAGGATCGGAAGTTACTTTTACTTCATGTCCAGGATGGCAAGATCTGCCCTGAAGTCGTTGAGTCCCGTTTAAGCATGATAGCAAGTGAATGCGACTCCTTTGATGTTGAATTCCTGCCGGAGCACTTGTCTCTTGGCTCATCAGTCTACCGAAGTTTAAGACAAGCGATTCCACCAAGTCCGGATGCCCTGTTTATCTGCGGCACACGGGTAAAATCACGTAAAAATCATTATCTTGCCGGGTCTGTCGCTGAGAAGCTGTTGCGTATGCACGAATGTCCGATTTTGGCTCTAAGGGTCGTGCAGCCAGGTCTGCTCGGAAGTCCACACGATCTTCTGCTACCTCTCGCTGGTCATCTTCAAGGGTTTTCACGGGTCGAGCCTATATTGCGGAGGTTGGCAACCCAACTTCGATCAGTACACGTGTGTCGCATCATGCAGGTCAATTCTTTGCGGCACCCACATCTGTCCCCAGCCATGGAACATATCCTGAAGCGAAAAGGCAGCTCGTACCTGAGCAAGTTTCGATTTGAAATGGAAGCAACCCTTGATCCTGTTCCTTTCCGATGCGATCAAAAGGTCATAATCTCCCCAGATTGGGCACACGAAGTTCTTATGCAGGCCAATCGTTTAAAAGCGCAACTCCTGTTGCTTGGCCTGAGTGAGCGCAGTCTTGCCTACCGTGTCTTGCATAGCGCGGCCATAGAGAAGATCCTCCATGAAACGCCGTGTGATATTGGTATATATCGGGGCTAA